A single window of Granulibacter bethesdensis DNA harbors:
- a CDS encoding heme-binding protein: MSDTGQDTVLTLNKAQAIVTASLEKAASAGMKPLAIAVLDARGALKAFGGADGTSLRRGEVAIGKAHGAVALGMGSRAIADRAATDPSFVAAVTHAVGGSLIPVPGGVLIMAGDTLLGAVGASGDTSDNDEAAVVAGIEAAGYTARIR; the protein is encoded by the coding sequence ATGAGCGATACAGGACAAGATACAGTGCTGACACTGAACAAGGCGCAAGCGATCGTTACGGCCAGCCTCGAAAAGGCGGCCTCTGCCGGGATGAAGCCACTGGCGATTGCGGTGCTGGATGCAAGGGGGGCGCTGAAGGCTTTTGGGGGGGCGGATGGTACCAGCCTGCGCCGGGGTGAGGTTGCGATCGGCAAGGCACATGGCGCGGTGGCGCTGGGTATGGGCAGCCGGGCAATTGCTGATCGTGCCGCAACGGATCCAAGTTTTGTGGCGGCGGTGACTCATGCGGTTGGTGGCTCCCTCATTCCCGTGCCGGGCGGGGTGCTGATCATGGCGGGTGACACTCTTCTGGGTGCGGTCGGTGCGTCGGGCGATACATCCGACAATGACGAGGCGGCGGTGGTCGCGGGGATCGAGGCCGCAGGATACACCGCACGCATCCGTTAA
- a CDS encoding peptide chain release factor 3: protein MTALANEIRRRRTFAIISHPDAGKTTLTERLLVAGGAIQLAGNVRAKGERRRTRSDWMAIERDRGISVVTSVMTFEYKDCVFNLLDTPGHEDFSEDTYRTLTAVDSAVMVIDAAKGIEARTRKLFEICRLRDIPIITFINKMDREAQDPFALLDEVANTLALDTAPVTWPVGRAADFIGTYDLRLQEYRLTQQVPESDPRMQGVAEELELVRAALPEFEVEGFMEGHLTPVFFGAAIKDIGVTDLLDALSAFGPPPRAQPADTRVVSAEEETATALVFKIQANMDPNHRDRIAFARVCSGKIVRGMRMKQARTGKQIPLHAPQFFFARDRQLAEEAFAGDVVGIPNHGTLRIGDTLTEEEGLNFTGVPYFAPEILRRVQIKDAMKAKKLKQALQELAEEGVVQLFRPRDGSQPIVGVVGVLQLDVLMARLANEYGVPITFDQTPFSLARWVSGEKAALEKFIDAQRSAMADDVDGDPVFLASSAFMMRRTAELSPEITFRDVKDMHADAVSA, encoded by the coding sequence ATGACCGCGCTTGCCAATGAAATCCGCCGCCGCCGCACCTTTGCGATCATTTCCCACCCTGACGCGGGTAAAACCACCCTGACCGAGCGGTTGCTGGTCGCTGGTGGGGCTATTCAGCTTGCAGGAAATGTCCGTGCCAAAGGGGAGCGGCGTCGCACCCGGTCGGACTGGATGGCTATCGAGCGGGATCGCGGCATTTCCGTCGTCACCTCGGTCATGACGTTCGAATACAAGGATTGCGTGTTCAATCTGCTGGATACGCCCGGCCACGAGGATTTCTCGGAAGACACTTATCGCACGCTGACGGCGGTGGACTCGGCGGTGATGGTGATTGACGCTGCGAAAGGCATCGAGGCCCGCACCCGCAAGTTGTTCGAGATCTGCCGTCTGCGCGATATTCCCATCATCACCTTCATCAACAAGATGGATCGTGAGGCGCAGGATCCGTTCGCATTGCTGGACGAGGTTGCGAACACGCTGGCGCTGGATACCGCGCCGGTCACCTGGCCTGTGGGCAGGGCGGCGGATTTCATTGGCACCTATGACCTGCGTTTGCAGGAATATCGCCTGACGCAGCAGGTTCCGGAGTCCGATCCCCGCATGCAGGGGGTTGCGGAGGAGCTGGAGCTGGTCCGTGCCGCCCTGCCGGAATTCGAGGTGGAAGGCTTCATGGAAGGCCATCTGACCCCGGTTTTCTTCGGTGCGGCGATCAAGGATATCGGCGTGACCGATCTGCTCGATGCGCTGTCAGCTTTCGGGCCGCCGCCCCGGGCGCAGCCGGCGGATACCCGTGTCGTCTCGGCGGAAGAAGAAACAGCCACTGCGTTGGTGTTCAAGATTCAGGCGAATATGGATCCCAATCATCGGGACCGGATTGCCTTTGCCCGCGTATGCTCCGGCAAGATCGTGCGCGGCATGCGGATGAAGCAGGCTCGTACCGGCAAACAGATTCCGCTGCATGCGCCGCAATTCTTCTTCGCGCGCGACCGTCAGTTGGCCGAAGAAGCCTTTGCAGGTGACGTGGTGGGGATTCCCAATCACGGCACGCTACGCATCGGTGATACGCTGACGGAGGAAGAAGGGCTGAACTTCACCGGTGTGCCTTATTTCGCCCCGGAAATCCTTCGCCGTGTGCAGATCAAGGACGCTATGAAAGCCAAAAAGCTCAAGCAGGCTCTGCAGGAGCTGGCCGAAGAAGGCGTCGTACAGCTGTTTCGCCCGCGCGATGGCTCCCAGCCGATTGTCGGCGTGGTGGGGGTGTTGCAGCTTGATGTGCTGATGGCGCGTCTGGCCAATGAATATGGGGTACCGATTACTTTCGATCAGACACCGTTTTCGCTGGCGCGCTGGGTGTCCGGGGAGAAAGCGGCGCTGGAGAAATTCATTGATGCGCAACGCAGCGCCATGGCGGATGATGTCGATGGCGATCCGGTTTTTCTGGCAAGCTCCGCCTTTATGATGCGGCGTACGGCGGAACTGAGTCCCGAGATTACGTTCCGTGACGTCAAGGACATGCATGCGGATGCTGTTTCTGCATAA
- a CDS encoding alpha/beta fold hydrolase — MFLRTGELAGDLNIHLTVDGPEGAPAFLLLHALGATGAAWDGMAAELARSYRVIRPDLRGHGLTEVTQGPYSIDMLARDALAVLDALSVDEAHVAGISLGGMVAQMLAAIAPARVRSLILCDTGLAMAEPSRFLDRAALARAEGMALLADQVLPGWVTENFLTDPAAHGLYTMLCRTDPEGYAAACEALSVADLSDHAEAILAPSLVLVGDQDRSTPIPMAEALRDRLGAAFTIIENAAHMICTEQPGQVVEAIHRFIGAQAQADALTRGLTTRRAVMGEEFVQGAFDHASPFERDFQTWMTEAAWGGPWSRPGLDRRTRSLITLAVLATLRAEEEFKGHCRATRNTGASPGDVAETLMHVACYAGIPAANAAMRIARAILPDHSGA, encoded by the coding sequence ATGTTTCTACGCACCGGGGAATTGGCTGGAGATTTGAACATCCATCTGACGGTTGATGGTCCGGAGGGAGCACCCGCTTTCCTGCTGCTCCATGCGCTCGGTGCAACCGGAGCAGCCTGGGACGGCATGGCAGCCGAACTGGCCCGAAGCTATCGCGTCATCCGTCCCGATCTGCGCGGACATGGGCTGACGGAGGTGACGCAGGGACCATACAGCATCGACATGCTGGCGCGAGATGCGCTGGCGGTGCTGGATGCGCTGAGCGTGGATGAAGCGCATGTCGCGGGAATTTCTCTGGGCGGCATGGTAGCACAGATGCTCGCAGCCATCGCTCCGGCCCGGGTGCGTTCGCTGATTCTCTGCGATACCGGGCTGGCGATGGCAGAACCGTCCCGTTTTCTGGACCGCGCCGCGCTGGCGAGAGCGGAAGGAATGGCATTGCTGGCAGATCAAGTGCTGCCCGGTTGGGTGACAGAGAACTTTCTGACTGATCCCGCCGCTCACGGCCTGTATACAATGCTCTGCCGGACCGATCCGGAAGGATATGCCGCAGCGTGCGAGGCCCTCTCCGTCGCCGATCTGTCGGATCATGCCGAAGCCATTCTCGCACCGTCGCTTGTGCTGGTGGGGGATCAGGACCGATCCACCCCGATCCCCATGGCTGAAGCGCTTCGCGACCGGCTCGGAGCGGCCTTCACCATCATTGAAAATGCCGCCCATATGATCTGCACCGAACAGCCCGGACAGGTTGTGGAGGCGATCCACCGCTTCATCGGCGCACAGGCACAGGCTGATGCGCTGACGCGCGGCCTGACCACGCGCCGCGCTGTCATGGGAGAGGAATTCGTTCAGGGTGCTTTCGACCACGCCTCCCCCTTCGAGCGGGATTTCCAGACATGGATGACGGAGGCCGCCTGGGGCGGCCCATGGTCACGCCCAGGTCTGGATCGTCGTACCCGCAGCCTGATCACCCTGGCCGTCCTTGCCACTCTGCGTGCTGAGGAAGAGTTCAAAGGCCATTGCCGCGCCACAAGGAATACCGGCGCCTCCCCCGGCGATGTCGCAGAAACACTGATGCATGTCGCGTGTTATGCGGGCATACCCGCCGCAAATGCTGCTATGCGCATTGCCCGGGCCATACTCCCGGATCATTCTGGCGCGTGA
- the fae gene encoding formaldehyde-activating enzyme: MSERIILRTGEALVAGGPPGTAAEPEVVIGALDGPVGTALATLVGDQVAGHSRVFAILNTGIQVRPVTLCVSKVTVKSQRYTNILMGTVQFAIANGVLDAVREGYLPKDQVNDLGIICSVWLAPSVINDDNLDHKALFEIQRKGTTEAIRKAMQNEPSIDWLLENQDKIIHKYHQMGLDGKI, encoded by the coding sequence ATGAGCGAACGTATTATCCTGCGTACCGGTGAGGCTCTGGTCGCTGGCGGACCACCCGGCACCGCAGCAGAGCCGGAGGTTGTCATCGGTGCGCTGGACGGGCCGGTCGGAACTGCTCTCGCCACTCTGGTAGGCGATCAGGTTGCCGGTCACAGCCGTGTTTTCGCCATTCTGAACACCGGGATACAGGTGCGGCCAGTGACTCTATGCGTGTCCAAAGTAACCGTAAAAAGCCAACGCTACACCAATATCCTGATGGGCACGGTTCAATTCGCCATCGCCAATGGTGTTCTGGATGCCGTGCGGGAGGGCTATCTACCGAAAGATCAGGTCAATGACCTCGGCATCATTTGTTCCGTGTGGCTGGCGCCGTCCGTCATCAATGACGACAATCTGGATCATAAGGCGCTCTTCGAAATCCAGCGCAAAGGCACAACGGAAGCCATCCGGAAGGCCATGCAGAACGAACCGTCAATCGACTGGCTGCTCGAGAACCAGGACAAGATTATTCACAAATATCATCAGATGGGACTGGACGGGAAAATCTGA
- the rpsD gene encoding 30S ribosomal protein S4 — protein MTKRAESKFKINRRLGVNLWGRAKSPLNKRDYAPGQHGQRRKGKPSDFGIQLMAKQKLKGYYGNISEKQFRKYYEEAVRRKGDTSENLIELLERRLDAVIYRMKFALTPFAARQFVNHGHVLVNGKRVNIPSYLVKVGDVVEVREKSKQLAMVLDATQSGERDVPEYLHVDHRLMKGTYARYPKLSDVPYPVQMEPNLVIEFYSR, from the coding sequence ATGACCAAACGCGCAGAATCGAAATTCAAGATCAATCGCCGCCTTGGCGTCAACCTGTGGGGCCGCGCCAAGTCTCCGCTGAACAAGCGTGACTACGCGCCAGGCCAGCATGGTCAGCGCCGCAAAGGCAAGCCGAGCGATTTCGGCATTCAGCTGATGGCGAAGCAGAAGCTGAAGGGCTATTACGGCAATATCAGCGAGAAGCAGTTCCGCAAATATTATGAGGAAGCGGTGCGTCGCAAGGGCGATACCTCCGAGAACCTCATTGAGCTGCTGGAGCGCCGCCTGGACGCCGTCATTTATCGTATGAAGTTCGCGCTGACCCCGTTTGCGGCGCGTCAGTTCGTGAACCATGGCCATGTGCTGGTGAACGGCAAGCGCGTCAACATCCCGTCCTATCTGGTGAAGGTCGGTGACGTGGTGGAAGTGCGTGAGAAGTCGAAGCAGCTCGCCATGGTGCTGGATGCCACCCAGAGCGGTGAGCGCGATGTGCCGGAATATCTGCACGTCGATCATCGCCTGATGAAGGGCACCTATGCCCGCTATCCGAAGCTGTCCGATGTGCCGTACCCGGTGCAGATGGAACCGAATCTGGTCATCGAATTCTATTCTCGCTGA
- a CDS encoding phosphoadenylyl-sulfate reductase, which produces MQMQDAELEKQLQDDATAAREASLHPVRDAVSIPHGAGLPLLHQAITEEFAGRIAVVSSFGAESALLLALVAEIDPAIPIVFLETERHFPETLAYRQQLADLLGLTGIRDIHPDPEEAAAQDPDAELWYFDADACCALRKVRPLEKALSGFDAWISGRKRHQASTRAALPFREIEGKFTKFNPLADWGAADIEAEMTRRQLPRHPLVAKGYPSIGCAPCTQPVAPGADPRSGRWRGRAKTECGIHRPTG; this is translated from the coding sequence ATGCAAATGCAGGATGCCGAGCTGGAAAAGCAGTTACAGGATGATGCCACGGCTGCTCGGGAGGCCTCGTTGCATCCGGTGAGGGATGCGGTTTCAATACCTCATGGCGCAGGCCTGCCGTTGTTGCATCAGGCCATCACAGAAGAATTCGCCGGCCGTATTGCCGTGGTCTCATCCTTCGGGGCCGAATCCGCCCTGCTGCTCGCGCTGGTGGCGGAGATAGACCCTGCGATACCGATTGTCTTTCTGGAAACGGAGCGCCATTTTCCGGAGACGCTCGCCTATCGGCAGCAATTGGCGGACCTGCTTGGGCTGACCGGTATCCGCGATATCCACCCGGATCCGGAGGAGGCAGCGGCTCAGGACCCTGATGCCGAGTTATGGTATTTCGATGCCGATGCATGCTGCGCCCTGCGTAAGGTGCGCCCGCTTGAAAAGGCTTTGTCCGGTTTCGATGCCTGGATCAGTGGGCGCAAACGTCATCAGGCCAGTACGCGCGCGGCGCTGCCCTTCCGGGAGATCGAGGGCAAGTTTACCAAATTCAATCCGCTGGCCGACTGGGGGGCTGCCGATATCGAGGCGGAAATGACGCGGCGCCAGTTGCCGCGTCATCCTTTGGTGGCAAAAGGATACCCGTCAATCGGCTGCGCCCCCTGCACCCAACCGGTGGCGCCCGGGGCCGATCCGAGATCAGGTCGATGGAGAGGCCGCGCCAAAACCGAATGCGGTATTCATCGGCCAACGGGCTGA
- a CDS encoding substrate-binding domain-containing protein produces MAEHKIGSSLPGRRMALAWAASLLTGAHSAWGREEGRSGILYHSLPRTPSIPAAVSLDATASLLHRVVMGCSGEDYAIAVQAVAGQRLGRLQTRLVVDVTDTLPRMESIRQARILARPAPCDVLLLDDIAMYTLSLIQPFRPATPQFLPALIGVEPDLRLPYAAPQMQSGLVIVRRASLTKDMVLLRYGDLASPRLHGRVGFSDAQYLQVMGAATLAMGGSMTYYGPGLTWLRRLRHHGARSYPSDEALGNALRTGEIVAALTLQANAVIWQQMVGDLSWHAAEEGVIPVIMQAAMLRDDADPAAAALACNMLLEPRVQTDLMHRTGLLPTVTSLLEDHETIRVYGFSTYQRDRFQWPAYSYLAGEMMALWKQWIAIFDARPVRPAHRQAGHPKPGTKP; encoded by the coding sequence ATGGCGGAGCATAAGATCGGATCATCTCTGCCGGGGCGTCGGATGGCGCTTGCGTGGGCGGCGTCCCTGTTGACGGGTGCTCACAGTGCATGGGGGCGGGAGGAGGGGCGTTCCGGCATTCTATACCATTCTCTTCCCCGGACACCTTCTATCCCGGCTGCTGTCTCGCTTGATGCGACCGCCAGCCTGCTGCACCGCGTGGTCATGGGATGTAGTGGCGAGGATTATGCCATCGCCGTGCAGGCAGTGGCAGGGCAGAGGCTGGGGCGTCTTCAGACGAGGCTGGTGGTCGATGTCACCGATACGCTGCCGAGGATGGAAAGTATTCGGCAGGCCCGCATTCTGGCACGGCCTGCGCCTTGCGATGTGCTGCTGCTGGACGACATCGCCATGTATACCCTGTCTCTGATCCAGCCCTTTCGTCCGGCCACACCGCAATTTCTGCCTGCTTTAATCGGTGTCGAACCGGATCTGCGGCTGCCCTATGCTGCTCCGCAGATGCAGAGCGGTCTGGTCATCGTCCGCCGTGCTTCCCTGACAAAGGACATGGTGCTGTTGCGCTATGGTGATCTGGCTTCACCGCGGCTGCATGGGCGGGTTGGGTTTTCGGATGCGCAGTATCTTCAGGTCATGGGCGCTGCCACGTTGGCCATGGGTGGGAGCATGACCTATTATGGCCCCGGTCTGACCTGGCTGCGCCGCCTGCGTCACCATGGAGCGCGGAGCTATCCGAGTGATGAAGCATTGGGCAATGCCCTCCGTACCGGAGAGATCGTTGCCGCCCTGACCTTGCAGGCCAATGCAGTGATCTGGCAGCAGATGGTAGGTGATCTTTCCTGGCATGCGGCAGAGGAGGGGGTGATTCCCGTCATCATGCAGGCAGCCATGCTGCGCGATGATGCCGATCCTGCCGCCGCCGCTCTGGCCTGTAATATGCTGCTGGAACCGAGGGTGCAGACCGATCTGATGCACCGTACCGGTCTTTTGCCGACCGTAACCTCCCTGCTGGAGGATCACGAAACGATCCGGGTCTATGGTTTTTCCACCTATCAGCGGGATCGGTTCCAGTGGCCGGCTTATTCCTATCTGGCAGGGGAGATGATGGCGCTGTGGAAACAGTGGATTGCCATTTTTGATGCCCGGCCCGTGCGTCCGGCCCACCGTCAGGCGGGGCATCCGAAACCGGGGACCAAACCGTGA
- a CDS encoding Orn/Lys/Arg decarboxylase N-terminal domain-containing protein codes for MEYGRRFKFLVCAPTFNPDDLEGIRLQQILEEIEQDGYFVLRARRDDDAELAIRTDAAIGCVIVDWGKKGAAGKAAGLIELIRKRGLDVPIIVLVRRHRLEDIPVAVLDNIDSFIFLADETPDFIAKNLVARLRQYADTLKTPFFGQLVDYAEQGNMLWTCPGHNGGVFYRRSPIGRIFVEHLGEAIFRDDLDNSVLQLGDLLTHEGPALKAQREAATIFGAERTYFVLNGTSTSNKIALNALLAEGDLVLFDRNNHKAAHHGALLLSGAVPVYIDTARNPHGMIGPMRRDALNEEALREAIRTHPLVRDPEAWRKPRPFRVAMIEQCTYDGTIHSAEEVLATIGHLCDYILFDEAWAGFMKFHPLFRGRFGMGLRNLGENDPGIIVTQSTHKQLASFSQASQIHVKDSHLKGQDRQIGHNRFNEMFLLHASTSPFYPLFASLDVGAQMMKGRSGEVLWDDTVRLGIELRKKIRLTRKEYKQAQTSPDLQWFFEPFVPKRVQPSEKAEAFAGLRWEDAPTDLLASDPEQWMLRPGDDWHGFPDLHPGWVMTDPNKLTLLTPGFDGRSDDHYADHGVPAPVVAEYLRQNRIVPEKNDLNSLLFLLTPGIESSKAGTLLSYLVTFKNLHDQNVLLSDAIPDFVARRRERYKNVRLRDLCAEMHAFYRDRQVSRLQAEQFMAQHLPEMAMLPHEAMRELVRNNVDYLPLEEAPGRIAATLWLVYPPGIATIVPGERLSPNAEPMIAYLKAFEEAANQFPGFENEIQGLYRENKDGRIRFYTYFVRES; via the coding sequence ATGGAATACGGACGCCGCTTCAAATTTCTGGTCTGCGCACCGACCTTTAATCCGGACGATCTGGAAGGTATCCGCCTTCAGCAAATTCTGGAGGAGATCGAGCAGGACGGATATTTCGTGCTGCGTGCCCGCCGGGATGACGATGCGGAGCTGGCCATCCGTACCGACGCCGCCATTGGTTGCGTCATCGTTGACTGGGGCAAGAAAGGGGCAGCGGGTAAGGCGGCCGGGCTGATTGAACTGATCCGCAAGCGCGGTCTGGATGTGCCGATCATCGTGCTGGTTCGTCGCCACAGGCTAGAGGACATCCCGGTCGCTGTGCTGGACAATATCGACAGCTTCATCTTTCTGGCGGACGAAACGCCTGACTTTATCGCGAAAAATCTTGTCGCACGCCTGCGGCAATATGCCGACACGCTGAAGACGCCTTTTTTCGGCCAGTTGGTCGACTATGCCGAGCAGGGCAACATGTTGTGGACATGTCCGGGGCATAATGGCGGCGTGTTCTATCGCCGCAGCCCGATCGGCCGCATTTTCGTTGAGCATTTGGGCGAGGCGATCTTTCGTGACGATCTGGACAATTCCGTGCTTCAGCTGGGCGATCTGCTGACCCATGAAGGTCCGGCCCTGAAAGCCCAGAGGGAGGCCGCCACGATTTTCGGAGCCGAGCGGACGTATTTCGTGCTGAATGGCACCTCGACCTCCAACAAGATCGCGCTGAATGCTCTGTTAGCGGAAGGCGATCTGGTGCTGTTCGATCGTAACAACCACAAGGCGGCGCATCATGGCGCTTTGCTGCTGAGTGGTGCTGTGCCGGTTTATATCGATACAGCCCGCAACCCGCATGGCATGATCGGCCCGATGCGGCGCGATGCGTTGAATGAAGAGGCGTTGAGAGAAGCGATCCGCACCCATCCGCTGGTGCGCGATCCGGAAGCCTGGCGCAAGCCTCGCCCGTTCCGCGTGGCGATGATCGAGCAGTGCACCTATGACGGCACCATCCATTCGGCTGAGGAAGTGCTGGCGACGATCGGCCATCTGTGTGACTACATCCTGTTCGATGAAGCATGGGCCGGGTTCATGAAGTTCCACCCGCTGTTCCGGGGGCGCTTCGGCATGGGACTGCGCAATCTGGGTGAGAACGATCCCGGTATCATCGTGACACAGAGCACGCACAAGCAGCTTGCTTCTTTTTCTCAGGCATCACAGATCCATGTGAAGGACAGTCATCTGAAAGGGCAGGATCGTCAGATCGGTCACAACCGTTTCAATGAGATGTTCCTGCTGCACGCCTCCACCAGCCCGTTCTATCCGCTGTTCGCCTCCCTTGATGTCGGCGCGCAGATGATGAAAGGCCGTTCCGGCGAGGTATTGTGGGACGATACGGTCAGACTTGGGATCGAACTGCGCAAAAAGATCAGGCTGACGCGGAAAGAATACAAACAGGCGCAGACCAGCCCCGATCTGCAGTGGTTTTTTGAGCCGTTCGTCCCCAAGCGTGTGCAGCCCTCGGAAAAGGCGGAGGCCTTCGCCGGATTACGTTGGGAAGATGCGCCGACGGATCTGCTGGCTTCGGATCCGGAACAGTGGATGTTGCGCCCCGGTGATGACTGGCACGGCTTCCCCGACCTGCATCCGGGCTGGGTTATGACCGATCCGAATAAGCTGACTTTGCTCACACCAGGCTTTGACGGGCGCAGTGATGATCATTACGCCGATCATGGCGTGCCTGCGCCGGTCGTGGCGGAATATCTGCGTCAGAACCGCATCGTGCCGGAAAAGAACGACCTCAATTCTCTGCTTTTTCTGTTGACGCCAGGTATTGAAAGCAGCAAGGCGGGAACGTTGTTATCCTATCTTGTCACGTTCAAAAACCTGCATGATCAGAACGTGCTGCTGTCCGACGCCATTCCGGATTTCGTGGCGCGTCGACGGGAGCGCTATAAGAACGTGCGGTTGCGTGATCTCTGCGCGGAAATGCACGCTTTCTATCGAGACCGGCAGGTCAGCCGGTTACAGGCAGAACAGTTCATGGCACAGCACCTGCCCGAGATGGCCATGCTCCCGCACGAGGCCATGCGCGAACTGGTGCGCAACAATGTCGATTACCTTCCATTGGAAGAAGCACCGGGAAGAATCGCCGCGACATTGTGGCTGGTTTATCCGCCGGGTATCGCAACCATTGTTCCCGGTGAAAGGCTCAGCCCTAATGCGGAGCCTATGATCGCTTATCTGAAAGCTTTTGAAGAGGCGGCAAATCAGTTCCCCGGATTTGAAAATGAGATTCAGGGCTTATATCGAGAAAATAAAGACGGCAGGATTCGTTTTTATACGTATTTTGTAAGGGAGAGCTGA
- a CDS encoding aldo/keto reductase produces MRVETRQLGRSGLFVPVLSLGTGTFGGKGALFKEWGDTDVQAATRLVDICLEAGLNFFDSADIYSAGIAEEVLGGAIAGRRDQVLISTKATFRAGSGYNDVGSSRLHLIRSVEASLKRLGTDYIDLFHLHGFDAKTPVEEVLNTLDDLIRAGKIRYVGCSNFSGWHLMKSLACAQAYNLPRYISHQAYYSLVGREYEWELMPLGLDQGVGCMVWSPLGWGRLTGKIRRGQPLPETSRLHRAADPGPQVDDDYLYKVVDALDEIAQETGKTVPQIALNWLLQRPGVANVIIGARNEQQLRDNLGAIGWNLTEDQVARLDAASEVPKIYPYWHQAQFSERNPFPVG; encoded by the coding sequence ATGCGTGTGGAAACCAGACAGCTTGGCCGATCAGGGCTTTTTGTTCCCGTGCTCAGCCTTGGTACCGGCACTTTCGGCGGCAAGGGAGCGCTTTTCAAGGAATGGGGCGATACAGATGTTCAGGCAGCAACGCGGCTGGTCGATATCTGCCTTGAGGCGGGTCTGAATTTTTTTGACAGCGCCGATATTTATTCAGCCGGTATCGCCGAAGAGGTGCTGGGCGGTGCCATTGCCGGGCGGCGGGATCAGGTTCTTATTTCCACCAAAGCCACTTTCCGGGCCGGTAGTGGATATAACGATGTCGGGTCATCACGCCTGCATCTGATCCGCTCGGTCGAAGCATCCCTGAAGCGCCTGGGAACCGATTACATCGACCTGTTCCATTTGCACGGTTTCGACGCGAAAACCCCGGTCGAGGAAGTGCTGAACACGCTGGATGATCTGATCCGGGCAGGAAAAATCCGCTATGTTGGATGCTCCAATTTCTCCGGCTGGCATCTGATGAAATCACTGGCCTGTGCGCAGGCCTATAATCTGCCACGCTATATTTCGCATCAGGCCTATTACAGCCTCGTCGGTCGGGAATATGAGTGGGAATTGATGCCGCTCGGTCTCGATCAAGGAGTGGGCTGCATGGTGTGGAGTCCACTCGGTTGGGGACGGCTGACGGGTAAAATCAGACGCGGTCAACCTCTGCCTGAAACCAGCCGGCTGCATCGTGCTGCCGATCCGGGACCGCAGGTCGATGACGACTATCTGTATAAAGTTGTCGATGCACTGGACGAAATCGCGCAGGAGACCGGAAAAACCGTCCCGCAGATCGCCCTGAACTGGCTGCTGCAACGCCCGGGGGTTGCCAACGTGATCATCGGTGCCCGCAATGAGCAGCAGCTACGCGATAATCTTGGCGCCATCGGCTGGAATTTGACGGAGGATCAGGTTGCCAGACTGGATGCAGCCAGCGAGGTACCAAAAATCTATCCCTACTGGCATCAAGCCCAATTCTCTGAGCGTAACCCCTTCCCTGTCGGCTGA